A single Taeniopygia guttata chromosome 30, bTaeGut7.mat, whole genome shotgun sequence DNA region contains:
- the LOC116807593 gene encoding olfactory receptor 14J1-like, with protein MFFFLLHLALSDLGSICTTVPKAMHNSLWDTRDISYTGCAAQLFFFLLFISAEYSLLTIMCYDRYVSICKPLHYGTLLGSRACAHMAAAAWGSAFLNALLHTANTFSLPLCHGNALGQFFCEIPQILKLSCSKSHLREQWFLAVSVCLAFGCFVFIVFSYVQIFRAVLRIPSEQGRHKAFSTCLPHLAVVSLFVSTGAFTYLKPPSMSSPSLDLALSVLYSVVPPALNPLIYSLRNQELKAAVWTLMTGCFQGH; from the coding sequence atgttcttcttcctgctccacctggccctcagcgacctgggctccatctgcaccactgtccccaaagccatgcacaattccctctgggacaccagggacatctcctacacaggatgtgctgcacagctttttttctttctgctcttcatctcagcagagtattccctcctgaccatcatgtgctacgaccgctacgtgtccatctgcaaacccctgcactacgggaccctcctgggcagcagagcttgtgcccacatggcagcagctgcctggggcagtgcctttctcaatgctctgctgcacacagccaatacattttccctgcccctgtgccatggcaatgccctgggccagttcttctgtgaaatcccacagatcctcaagctctcctgctccaaatcccaccTCAGGGAACAATGGTTTCTTGCTGTTAGTGTCTGTTTGgcatttggttgttttgtgttcattgttttctcctatgtgcagatcttcagggctgtgctgaggatcccctctgagcagggacggcacaaagccttttccacctgcctccctcacctggctgtggtctccCTGTTTGTCAGCACTGGTGCATTTACCTACCTGAAGCCCCCctcgatgtcctccccatccctggatctggccctgtcagttctgtactcggtggtgcctccagccctgaaccccctcatctacagcctgaggaaccaggagctcaaggctgcagtgtggacactgatgactggatgctttcaaggacattaa